Proteins from one Acidimicrobiia bacterium genomic window:
- a CDS encoding sigma-70 family RNA polymerase sigma factor — MTEPNRAVRGLRPGSFEDFFQLQHDAVCRPLSVSLRDAGLAREATDEAFVRAFERWETVKDYDNPTGWVYRVALNWGRSRLRRRKFEVVGAVPERGAYRSGFDPDLDQALAKLPLDDRAMVVLKHLAGWTYEEIAEALGMKAGTVKSRLHRILSDLRTVLEVRS; from the coding sequence GTGACTGAACCCAATCGAGCAGTTCGAGGGCTGCGCCCCGGGTCCTTCGAAGACTTCTTCCAGCTACAGCACGATGCTGTGTGTCGGCCGCTGAGCGTTTCGCTACGGGATGCCGGGTTGGCCAGGGAAGCCACCGACGAAGCCTTCGTGCGAGCCTTCGAGCGGTGGGAAACCGTCAAGGACTACGACAATCCCACTGGCTGGGTGTACCGGGTGGCACTTAACTGGGGCAGGTCCCGGTTGCGTCGTCGCAAATTCGAAGTGGTGGGAGCCGTCCCCGAACGCGGTGCTTACCGGTCCGGCTTTGATCCGGACCTTGATCAGGCTCTCGCAAAGCTGCCGCTTGACGATCGGGCCATGGTCGTACTCAAACACCTGGCCGGATGGACCTACGAAGAAATCGCCGAGGCGCTCGGCATGAAAGCCGGCACGGTCAAAAGCCGCCTGCACCGCATTCTTTCCGATCTGCGAACCGTTTTGGAGGTCCGCTCATGA